The Musa acuminata AAA Group cultivar baxijiao chromosome BXJ2-2, Cavendish_Baxijiao_AAA, whole genome shotgun sequence genome has a segment encoding these proteins:
- the LOC103973338 gene encoding uncharacterized protein LOC103973338 yields MSRPSMTPQKRAQPDSQSQPPSLPENERILYELIKSRKNMGIWTADMKKETGLQNIVVTKALKSLQNKNLIKDVVNVHNKARKIFMAVEFEPSKEVSGGSWYSEGSLDTEFINILRKMCLKHIEELKVAPIEDIWKSISASGVLKVACTMQQVLEIVRALALDKEIEELKSTGVGEFSTVQTGKVCYRSLRGREAPRVGHLSSIPCGVCPRISECTPDGVISPKTCVYYNKWLKLEF; encoded by the coding sequence ATGAGCCGCCCATCGATGACACCACAAAAGAGGGCACAACCTGACTCACAAAGTCAACCTCCTTCTCTACCTGAAAACGAGCGGATTCTCTATGAATTGATCAAAAGCAGAAAGAACATGGGGATTTGGACAGCTGACATGAAAAAAGAAACAGGTCTTCAGAATATTGTTGTTACTAAGGCTCTCAAATCACTCCAGAACAAGAACCTCATAAAAGATGTTGTTAATGTTCACAATAAGGCAAGAAAAATTTTCATGGCTGTAGAGTTTGAACCATCAAAGGAAGTATCTGGTGGTTCATGGTATTCAGAAGGAAGCCTTGATACGGAGTTCATTAATATTTTGAGGAAGATGTGCTTGAAGCACATTGAAGAGCTCAAGGTTGCGCCCATCGAAGATATCTGGAAATCCATTTCAGCCTCAGGAGTGCTGAAGGTGGCGTGTACCATGCAGCAGGTGCTGGAGATTGTGCGTGCATTGGCTTTGGACAAGGAGATTGAGGAATTGAAGAGCACTGGAGTAGGTGAGTTCTCTACGGTTCAAACTGGAAAGGTGTGCTACAGGAGTTTGAGAGGTAGAGAAGCTCCCAGAGTTGGTCACTTATCGTCGATTCCTTGTGGAGTGTGCCCGCGGATAAGCGAGTGCACGCCTGATGGTGTTATATCACCAAAGACCTGTGTGTATTACAACAAATGGCTCAAACTGGAGTTCTAG